One genomic window of Methanosarcina acetivorans C2A includes the following:
- a CDS encoding sugar O-acetyltransferase has protein sequence MDEMTEKEKAARGLLYNASYDKELIDERAYCKALCYEYNQLHPAKIVERTALIQKLFGKTGGSFLIEPPFICDYGYNIEIGSNFYANHNCIILDEAKVVFGDNVMIAPNCGFYTAGHPLDAERRNAGLEYAYPIKVGGNVWIGGNVVVLPGITIGDSTVIGAGSVVTKDIPSGVVAAGNPCRVIREISDEDKKF, from the coding sequence ATGGATGAAATGACTGAGAAAGAAAAAGCAGCCCGGGGTTTATTATACAATGCAAGCTATGATAAAGAGCTGATAGATGAACGAGCTTATTGTAAAGCACTTTGCTATGAATATAATCAGCTTCATCCAGCGAAAATCGTGGAAAGGACAGCTTTAATTCAGAAACTCTTTGGCAAAACTGGGGGTTCTTTTCTTATTGAGCCGCCATTTATATGCGACTACGGTTACAACATAGAAATAGGCAGCAATTTCTATGCAAATCACAACTGTATCATCCTCGACGAAGCAAAGGTTGTTTTTGGCGATAACGTGATGATCGCTCCAAACTGTGGCTTCTATACAGCTGGACATCCTCTTGATGCAGAACGTCGTAACGCGGGACTGGAGTATGCTTATCCGATAAAAGTCGGGGGCAATGTATGGATAGGCGGCAATGTTGTTGTACTGCCCGGGATAACTATTGGAGATAGTACTGTCATCGGCGCTGGAAGTGTTGTGACAAAAGACATTCCGTCTGGCGTTGTTGCTGCTGGGAATCCTTGCAGGGTTATTCGTGAGATAAGCGATGAAGATAAGAAATTTTAA